One region of Hymenobacter sediminicola genomic DNA includes:
- a CDS encoding ATP-binding cassette domain-containing protein gives MIEVNGLRKAFGTHDVLHDVSLNLRPGTLHGLVGANGAGKTTLLHCLYGLYHDYQGTVRETTGLSIRPCTGLLPYEPYFYPRLTGREYLEFTLQARGRALVDFEGWNQLLELPLDQYAEEYSAGMKKKLALLALLVQPFRYLILDEPFNGLDLNTNLLLMEILRRLRGQGTGILLTSHLLGSLTELCDELTVLADGTVRRRYQAAEFGQVQADLLDGFYQNKLAQVQRLLPL, from the coding sequence ATGATTGAAGTAAATGGCCTGCGCAAGGCTTTTGGCACGCACGATGTGCTGCACGATGTCAGCCTGAACCTGCGGCCTGGTACCCTGCATGGCTTGGTGGGAGCTAATGGCGCCGGCAAAACCACGCTGCTGCACTGCCTCTACGGCCTGTACCATGACTACCAAGGCACGGTGCGCGAAACTACAGGCCTATCTATTCGCCCGTGTACAGGCCTGCTGCCCTACGAGCCGTACTTCTATCCGCGCCTCACTGGCCGCGAGTACCTAGAGTTTACGCTGCAGGCCCGTGGCCGAGCCTTAGTTGATTTTGAGGGCTGGAATCAGCTTCTGGAGCTGCCGCTCGACCAATATGCCGAGGAGTATTCGGCGGGCATGAAGAAGAAGCTGGCACTTCTGGCGCTCCTCGTGCAGCCCTTCCGCTACCTTATCCTGGATGAGCCCTTCAACGGCCTTGACCTCAACACCAACCTGCTACTGATGGAAATACTGCGGCGGCTACGCGGGCAAGGTACCGGTATTCTGCTGACCTCGCACTTGCTGGGCTCCCTCACCGAACTCTGCGACGAACTCACAGTATTGGCTGATGGTACCGTACGCCGCCGCTACCAGGCGGCCGAGTTTGGCCAGGTGCAGGCCGACCTGCTCGACGGTTTCTACCAGAATAAGCTGGCGCAGGTACAACGCTTGCTGCCACTGTAA